A genome region from Akkermansiaceae bacterium includes the following:
- a CDS encoding 2-oxo acid dehydrogenase subunit E2 yields the protein MPTVPILMPQLGESIAEATVIRLGVQVGDAVRTDQEIIEVETNKAVMGVTTLCDGIVSEIRAVEGVSYSVGSLLGMLEVTEEEVARTGVDTTESLEAKRDPQPEQKSGDEENLHFALDGDSYEEDPSIIPSVKGLPVPTGIMGAHYISPRMRARMDDMGLREADISAVAGTGAGGRVTVEDLERFLDYLESWPSVPASPMRMAVADAMRRSWTRPLATVGMPVLLDRLLDHRRAQSPKPGMTLYLLRALALALKEQPMTAGYLIGEKVVHPRSFDIGVAVQVEDGVVVPTIRKVDEKSLADLVAEYDDLVDRARRRRLTEEDSRGGIATVTNFGTFGLTTGTPIPLPNETLILGIGAGRKKPVWSEQVETFIPATEAELLLTFDHRVVDGGGAGVLLKRVSDLLQRPESL from the coding sequence ATGCCGACCGTCCCCATTCTGATGCCCCAGCTCGGAGAATCCATCGCCGAAGCGACCGTGATCCGCCTCGGCGTGCAGGTGGGGGATGCCGTCCGGACGGATCAGGAAATCATCGAGGTGGAGACCAACAAGGCGGTGATGGGCGTGACCACGCTGTGCGACGGCATCGTTTCCGAGATCCGTGCGGTGGAAGGCGTTTCCTACTCCGTCGGTTCCCTCCTGGGCATGCTGGAAGTCACTGAGGAGGAGGTCGCGAGGACTGGGGTCGATACCACGGAATCCCTGGAGGCGAAGCGCGATCCGCAGCCGGAACAGAAATCCGGCGATGAGGAGAACCTGCACTTCGCGCTCGACGGGGATTCCTACGAGGAGGATCCGAGCATCATCCCCAGCGTCAAAGGGCTGCCGGTGCCTACCGGGATCATGGGCGCCCACTACATTTCCCCGAGGATGCGCGCACGAATGGACGACATGGGGCTGCGCGAAGCGGACATTTCCGCAGTCGCCGGAACCGGTGCGGGTGGCCGTGTCACGGTGGAAGATCTCGAGCGTTTCCTCGATTACCTCGAGTCGTGGCCCAGCGTCCCCGCCTCGCCGATGCGCATGGCCGTGGCCGATGCGATGCGGCGCAGCTGGACAAGACCGCTCGCCACCGTGGGCATGCCTGTGCTTTTGGATCGCTTGCTAGACCACCGCCGCGCCCAATCACCCAAGCCGGGCATGACGCTTTACCTGCTTCGCGCCCTCGCCCTGGCGCTCAAGGAGCAGCCGATGACCGCCGGTTACCTGATCGGCGAAAAGGTGGTGCACCCGCGCTCCTTTGACATCGGCGTGGCGGTGCAGGTGGAGGACGGGGTGGTCGTTCCCACGATCCGGAAAGTCGATGAGAAATCGCTTGCGGATTTGGTCGCCGAGTATGACGACCTCGTGGATCGCGCCCGACGCCGCCGCCTCACCGAGGAGGACTCGCGCGGAGGGATCGCGACCGTGACCAATTTCGGCACCTTCGGGCTGACCACCGGCACGCCCATCCCGCTGCCCAACGAGACCCTCATCCTCGGGATCGGTGCGGGCAGGAAAAAGCCGGTGTGGAGCGAGCAGGTGGAGACCTTCATCCCGGCCACCGAGGCGGAGCTGCTGCTGACCTTCGACCACCGGGTTGTGGACGGTGGCGGGGCGGGGGTGCTTCTCAAGCGCGTATCGGACCTGCTTCAGCGGCCCGAGAGCCTCTAA
- a CDS encoding alpha-ketoacid dehydrogenase subunit beta, with protein sequence MSVTYIDAIREAQETLLREDPRVFLYGQDISNFGGAFKATKGLSDAFPNRVFDSPISEDAMIGLAVGAAIEGMRPIVEMQFADFSSIAFNQIVNQAATHFYRTGMPIPITVRLPSGGTPGSGPFHSQSMEGIYAQYPGLVVVTPATVSDAYHMLIDSVKLDDPVIYCEHKFLYRWLKSKAINGEHLPIGRARIARPGKHASVVTYSAMVHEAVRAADRLQADGWEIEVVDLRSVKPLDLDTVLASVARTGRLLAIGEAFPWGGVTAEVVAKVTEEGFHLLDAPPQRLNARDTPVPYHPKLWAAHRPTPESICDALRKLLSF encoded by the coding sequence GTGAGCGTGACTTACATCGATGCAATCCGCGAGGCGCAGGAAACCTTGCTGCGCGAGGATCCCAGGGTCTTCCTCTACGGCCAGGACATCTCGAATTTCGGGGGGGCTTTCAAGGCGACCAAGGGGCTTTCGGATGCCTTTCCAAACAGGGTTTTCGACAGCCCGATCTCAGAGGATGCGATGATAGGCCTTGCCGTCGGCGCGGCCATCGAAGGCATGCGACCCATTGTGGAGATGCAGTTCGCGGATTTCTCTTCGATCGCCTTCAACCAGATCGTCAACCAGGCGGCGACGCATTTTTACCGCACAGGGATGCCCATTCCGATCACCGTGCGCCTGCCCTCCGGCGGCACCCCGGGCTCGGGTCCCTTCCATAGCCAGAGCATGGAGGGGATCTACGCGCAATATCCGGGTCTGGTGGTGGTCACGCCGGCGACCGTTTCCGACGCCTACCACATGCTCATCGACTCGGTGAAGCTCGATGACCCTGTGATCTACTGCGAGCACAAGTTCCTCTACCGCTGGCTGAAATCCAAGGCGATCAACGGCGAGCACCTCCCCATCGGGCGGGCGCGAATCGCGCGACCCGGAAAACACGCATCGGTCGTCACCTACAGCGCGATGGTGCATGAGGCGGTGCGGGCTGCGGATCGCCTGCAGGCGGATGGCTGGGAAATCGAGGTGGTGGATCTGCGCTCGGTGAAGCCCCTGGATCTCGATACCGTATTGGCATCCGTGGCGCGGACGGGGCGTTTGCTCGCCATTGGCGAGGCTTTCCCATGGGGCGGCGTTACGGCAGAGGTGGTGGCGAAAGTGACCGAGGAAGGCTTCCATCTCTTGGACGCACCGCCGCAGCGGCTCAACGCCCGCGACACCCCCGTGCCCTACCACCCCAAGCTCTGGGCAGCCCACAGGCCGACCCCGGAGTCGATTTGCGATGCCCTGAGAAAACTCCTATCCTTCTGA
- a CDS encoding thiamine pyrophosphate-dependent dehydrogenase E1 component subunit alpha — translation MLRARILENKLSSLYKAGKIVGGVYLGRGQEAVSATLGASLIQGKDCFAPLIRDQAGRTAFGEPMIDCTRTYLGSVEGPMKGRDGNIHRGRPEMGMPAMISHLGAQVPLIAGMLFAKRLKGCLDGCVGATTVGDGATSTGAFHEGMNTAAVENLPMVVVVANNQFAYSTPNHRQFACADLVERAKGYGFGGHSVDGTDLLACAEVIGGAVRKAREGEGPQMVVAHLLRLSGHGEHDDGSYVPDSAKGGHYGRDCIEVAMRQLAEGGYATVDELMSWQEEAAEEVQKAVAQAQQEPVPDPYRENWTALSTRFPIPAP, via the coding sequence ATGTTGCGGGCGAGGATTTTGGAAAACAAGCTCTCCAGCCTCTACAAGGCCGGGAAGATCGTAGGCGGCGTCTATCTCGGGCGCGGCCAGGAGGCGGTGAGCGCGACGCTCGGAGCCTCGCTGATCCAGGGGAAGGATTGCTTCGCGCCGCTGATCCGGGATCAGGCGGGGAGGACGGCCTTCGGCGAGCCGATGATCGATTGCACCCGCACCTACCTCGGCTCCGTCGAGGGGCCGATGAAAGGGCGCGACGGGAACATCCATCGCGGCAGGCCGGAGATGGGCATGCCCGCCATGATTTCCCACCTCGGCGCCCAGGTGCCGTTGATCGCGGGCATGCTTTTCGCGAAACGGCTGAAAGGCTGCCTCGATGGCTGCGTGGGCGCGACCACGGTCGGCGACGGCGCGACCTCGACCGGGGCTTTCCACGAGGGTATGAACACCGCAGCGGTGGAAAACCTGCCCATGGTGGTGGTGGTGGCAAACAACCAGTTCGCCTACTCCACCCCGAACCACCGCCAGTTCGCGTGTGCGGATCTGGTCGAGCGGGCGAAGGGATACGGTTTCGGCGGGCACTCGGTGGATGGCACCGATCTGCTGGCCTGCGCGGAGGTGATCGGCGGCGCGGTCAGGAAGGCCAGGGAAGGCGAGGGGCCGCAGATGGTCGTCGCCCATTTGCTGCGGCTCAGCGGCCACGGAGAGCACGACGACGGATCGTATGTGCCGGATTCCGCGAAAGGCGGGCACTATGGGCGGGACTGCATCGAGGTGGCGATGCGGCAACTGGCCGAGGGCGGATACGCAACTGTGGATGAACTGATGTCATGGCAGGAAGAGGCCGCCGAGGAGGTGCAGAAAGCGGTGGCGCAGGCGCAGCAGGAACCGGTGCCGGATCCCTACAGGGAAAACTGGACCGCATTATCAACCCGTTTCCCCATCCCGGCACCGTGA